The Rhineura floridana isolate rRhiFlo1 chromosome 15, rRhiFlo1.hap2, whole genome shotgun sequence genome window below encodes:
- the FKRP gene encoding ribitol 5-phosphate transferase FKRP isoform X1, which translates to MRITFCQGVLAAAIAINLLILYYISRLQQRVLHRHRDHLHPSSHQPQGSLRSGMTILIREFEDFENYVPDIVRFFVKQKPELPVVVAADRLPYPPMVLPSTPNVQIVILKPSPDQPAHLFRPETYVKTEYVALVPDGVRMDSTYQLEQMLEEFKVSQGKVEMVAAPVHSLAPLQCLNLKVSLKEWTAEYMVASPSSKLCTALKGEAILLLRTKDLFNLSMPLAKPLMTSLFIQASLRGWAVRLLDISFSVLHQPLLTSSHNQWKADNLAKSYRLQLFRNFGIKRVILEDGKEQWFGCSKETPRCFGTIHDDTPEYLYHNRWTPPCCLKALRETAKYVINILETSGVRYWLEGGTLLGAARYQDIIPWDYDVDLGIYLEDIPNCELLRSAESGSIVDEKGFVWEKAIEGDFYRVQYSEHNHLHVDLWPFYPKNGLMTKDTWMDHRQDTEFPEHFLKPLVPIPFAGFLALAPNDYRSFLELKFGEGVIENPEYPNSAVKSMHGEAAHEAKMQQVDGKGCRDAKILNVFWKCLQHYLKVRD; encoded by the exons ATGCGCATCACCTTCTGCCAGGGTGTGCTTGCTGCTGCCATAGCCATTAACTTGCTGATCCTCTACTACATCTCAAGGCTACAACAGCGTGTCTTGCACCGACACAGGGACCATCTccaccccagctcccatcagccccaaggtTCACTGAGATCTGGCATGACCATCCTCATCAGGGAGTTTGAAGACTTTGAAAACTATGTCCCTGACATTGTGCGCTTTTTCGTGAAACAGAAACCCGAGCTGCCTGTTGTGGTGGCGGCAGACCGCTTGCCATACCCTCCCATGGTTCTGCCCAGCACTCCCAATGTCCAGATCGTCATTCTCAAGCCGTCTCCTGACCAGCCTGCCCATCTATTCAGGCCTGAGACCTATGTGAAGACAGAATATGTGGCATTGGTGCCTGATGGGGTGAGGATGGATTCCACATACCAGCTGGAGCAAATGCTGGAGGAGTTTAAGGTCAGCCAAGGTAAGGTTGAGATGGTTGCAGCTCCAGTGCACTCACTGGCTCCCCTCCAGTGCCTGAACCTCAAGGTTAGCCTTAAAGAATGGACAGCTGAGTACATGGTAGCTTCTCCTTCCTCCAAACTGTGCACTGCCTTGAAGGGGGAGGCCATCCTCCTCCTCCGCACCAAGGACCTCTTCAACCTCTCCATGCCCTTGGCCAAGCCCTTGATGACCTCCCTCTTCATCCAGGCATCTCTGCGGGGATGGGCCGTCCGGCTCCTTGACATTTCCTTCTCAGTGCTCCACCAGCCTTTGCTCACCTCCTCCCACAACCAGTGGAAGGCTGACAACCTCGCCAAGTCCTACCGACTACAGCTCTTCCGGAACTTCGGCATCAAGCGGGTGATCCTGGAGGATGGAAAGGAGCAGTGGTTCGGGTGCAGCAAGGAGACTCCACGGTGCTTTGGCACCATCCACGATGATACACCAGAATACCTCTACCATAACCGGTGGACCCCGCCTTGTTGCCTCAAAGCATTGAGGGAAACTGCCAAATATGTCATCAACATCTTGGAGACGTCTGGAGTGCGGTACTGGCTGGAAGGGGGGACGCTTCTCGGGGCAGCCCGTTATCAAGACATAATTCCTTGGGATTATGACGTTGACCTAGGCATCTACCTGGAGGATATCCCCAATTGTGAGCTGCTCAGAAGCGCAGAGTCTGGCTCCATTGTGGATGAGAAGGGCTTTGTCTGGGAGAAGGCCATTGAGGGGGACTTCTACCGAGTGCAGTATAGCGAACACAATCACTTGCATGTGGACTTGTGGCCCTTCTACCCCAAGAATGGCTTGATGACCAAGGACACCTGGATGGATCACCGGCAGGACACTGAGTTCCCTGAGCACTTCCTGAAACCCTTGGTCCCCATCCCATTTGCCGGATTCCTCGCTCTGGCACCCAATGATTACCGGAGCTTCCTGGAGCTGAAGTTTGGAGAAGGGGTGATTGAAAACCCAGAATATCCAAACTCAGCAGTGAAGAGCATGCATGGAGAAG CTGCACATGAGGCCAAAATGCAACAAGTCGATGGGAAAGGCTGCAGAGATGCTAAAATACTGAACGTTTTCTGGAAATGCCTACAGCACTATTTGAAGGTGAGGGATTGA
- the FKRP gene encoding ribitol 5-phosphate transferase FKRP isoform X2: protein MRITFCQGVLAAAIAINLLILYYISRLQQRVLHRHRDHLHPSSHQPQGSLRSGMTILIREFEDFENYVPDIVRFFVKQKPELPVVVAADRLPYPPMVLPSTPNVQIVILKPSPDQPAHLFRPETYVKTEYVALVPDGVRMDSTYQLEQMLEEFKVSQGKVEMVAAPVHSLAPLQCLNLKVSLKEWTAEYMVASPSSKLCTALKGEAILLLRTKDLFNLSMPLAKPLMTSLFIQASLRGWAVRLLDISFSVLHQPLLTSSHNQWKADNLAKSYRLQLFRNFGIKRVILEDGKEQWFGCSKETPRCFGTIHDDTPEYLYHNRWTPPCCLKALRETAKYVINILETSGVRYWLEGGTLLGAARYQDIIPWDYDVDLGIYLEDIPNCELLRSAESGSIVDEKGFVWEKAIEGDFYRVQYSEHNHLHVDLWPFYPKNGLMTKDTWMDHRQDTEFPEHFLKPLVPIPFAGFLALAPNDYRSFLELKFGEGVIENPEYPNSAVKSMHGEDLHISTPTAVPTL, encoded by the coding sequence ATGCGCATCACCTTCTGCCAGGGTGTGCTTGCTGCTGCCATAGCCATTAACTTGCTGATCCTCTACTACATCTCAAGGCTACAACAGCGTGTCTTGCACCGACACAGGGACCATCTccaccccagctcccatcagccccaaggtTCACTGAGATCTGGCATGACCATCCTCATCAGGGAGTTTGAAGACTTTGAAAACTATGTCCCTGACATTGTGCGCTTTTTCGTGAAACAGAAACCCGAGCTGCCTGTTGTGGTGGCGGCAGACCGCTTGCCATACCCTCCCATGGTTCTGCCCAGCACTCCCAATGTCCAGATCGTCATTCTCAAGCCGTCTCCTGACCAGCCTGCCCATCTATTCAGGCCTGAGACCTATGTGAAGACAGAATATGTGGCATTGGTGCCTGATGGGGTGAGGATGGATTCCACATACCAGCTGGAGCAAATGCTGGAGGAGTTTAAGGTCAGCCAAGGTAAGGTTGAGATGGTTGCAGCTCCAGTGCACTCACTGGCTCCCCTCCAGTGCCTGAACCTCAAGGTTAGCCTTAAAGAATGGACAGCTGAGTACATGGTAGCTTCTCCTTCCTCCAAACTGTGCACTGCCTTGAAGGGGGAGGCCATCCTCCTCCTCCGCACCAAGGACCTCTTCAACCTCTCCATGCCCTTGGCCAAGCCCTTGATGACCTCCCTCTTCATCCAGGCATCTCTGCGGGGATGGGCCGTCCGGCTCCTTGACATTTCCTTCTCAGTGCTCCACCAGCCTTTGCTCACCTCCTCCCACAACCAGTGGAAGGCTGACAACCTCGCCAAGTCCTACCGACTACAGCTCTTCCGGAACTTCGGCATCAAGCGGGTGATCCTGGAGGATGGAAAGGAGCAGTGGTTCGGGTGCAGCAAGGAGACTCCACGGTGCTTTGGCACCATCCACGATGATACACCAGAATACCTCTACCATAACCGGTGGACCCCGCCTTGTTGCCTCAAAGCATTGAGGGAAACTGCCAAATATGTCATCAACATCTTGGAGACGTCTGGAGTGCGGTACTGGCTGGAAGGGGGGACGCTTCTCGGGGCAGCCCGTTATCAAGACATAATTCCTTGGGATTATGACGTTGACCTAGGCATCTACCTGGAGGATATCCCCAATTGTGAGCTGCTCAGAAGCGCAGAGTCTGGCTCCATTGTGGATGAGAAGGGCTTTGTCTGGGAGAAGGCCATTGAGGGGGACTTCTACCGAGTGCAGTATAGCGAACACAATCACTTGCATGTGGACTTGTGGCCCTTCTACCCCAAGAATGGCTTGATGACCAAGGACACCTGGATGGATCACCGGCAGGACACTGAGTTCCCTGAGCACTTCCTGAAACCCTTGGTCCCCATCCCATTTGCCGGATTCCTCGCTCTGGCACCCAATGATTACCGGAGCTTCCTGGAGCTGAAGTTTGGAGAAGGGGTGATTGAAAACCCAGAATATCCAAACTCAGCAGTGAAGAGCATGCATGGAGAAG